A window of Primulina huaijiensis isolate GDHJ02 chromosome 9, ASM1229523v2, whole genome shotgun sequence contains these coding sequences:
- the LOC140984092 gene encoding uncharacterized protein, protein MFLQYCIKMEPQNKFMLLFISFYLVVSCSSARPQFSPTVSPSLQPDQSSEESAPVPLAGPAFVPSSSPESASVLSPSPGPASVSSSSPESPSVPSPFTGQASAPSVSPSPSTDSPNYVSFPPSISDSPSYSMSPDADGPSESNGPSSFDISTVLSSVKPSESDGPSPFDISKLFSSVKVDPEVEKICESTDHPALCIATVAPLLKGENIDVKSVLEVAIKASSTFTQFVLSLAKKLAEKPGTPPEMKSILNDCKDSYDTALSNFEETTTALSQGDIGTMNSMLSAVMTFVGDCEDSFDGLGIESPLMDYSDKLTNMTSNCLAIVSLMN, encoded by the coding sequence ATGTTTCTCCAATATTGCATAAAAAtggaaccccaaaacaaattcATGCTTCTTTTCATCTCTTTCTACCTTGTTGTTTCCTGCAGCTCGGCACGGCCTCAGTTTTCGCCCACGGTTTCGCCAAGCCTGCAGCCTGATCAATCCTCGGAAGAATCAGCACCTGTCCCTTTGGCTGGACCTGCATTCGTGCCTTCATCATCGCCCGAATCAGCATCCGTCCTGTCTCCGTCCCCCGGACCTGCATCCGTATCTTCATCTTCCCCTGAATCACCATCCGTCCCATCTCCGTTCACCGGGCAAGCTTCTGCTCCATCGGTATCACCATCACCTTCAACAGATTCTCCGAACTATGTTTCATTCCCTCCTTCTATCTCTGACTCTCCATCATATTCCATGTCTCCAGACGCCGACGGGCCATCTGAATCCAACGGCCCCTCTTCATTCGATATCTCAACAGTGCTTTCGTCAGTTAAACCATCAGAATCCGACGGCCCTTCTCCATTCGATATCTCAAAACTGTTTTCGTCAGTAAAAGTTGATCCAGAAGTCGAGAAAATCTGTGAATCCACAGATCACCCTGCCCTTTGCATTGCCACAGTTGCTCCCTTGCTCAAAGGCGAAAACATTGATGTAAAGTCTGTTCTTGAAGTCGCCATTAAAGCTAGCTCCACTTTCACACAATTTGTCCTGTCATTAGCGAAGAAATTAGCTGAAAAACCCGGAACCCCGCCTGAGATGAAATCCATTCTCAACGACTGTAAGGACAGCTACGACACCGCCTTGTCTAACTTCGAGGAGACTACCACTGCTTTATCTCAGGGCGATATAGGCACCATGAACAGCATGCTCAGCGCTGTGATGACATTCGTCGGAGATTGCGAGGACTCATTTGATGGGCTTGGGATCGAATCCCCGTTAATGGACTATTCTGATAAGTTGACTAACATGACAAGCAATTGTCTCGCCATTGTTTCGCTCATGAATTGA